In Arthrobacter woluwensis, a single genomic region encodes these proteins:
- a CDS encoding phage tail protein, with protein MVTTVFNAVADIIKSVMQIVQGVIQVVTGVISGNWSQVWEGIQNIFGGIWNAIKAIVSGAIAVVSSTISGALSLIGSLWSSAWNGIKSFFTGLWSNITGAISSGINNVVSFFRDLPGKILGALSGLTGSLVQIGRDMIQGLLNGAGSLLSSIGSFFLNQLPGWIVGPFKAALGIHSPSRVFRQFGEFIVQGLAGGVKKAGPQATAAITAVARKVTSEATKHFTKADQLRKAASSLMSRAAQVSGVKAPALGKDAKPTRKR; from the coding sequence GTGGTCACCACAGTATTCAACGCTGTTGCAGACATCATCAAGTCGGTGATGCAGATCGTGCAGGGCGTGATTCAAGTCGTGACCGGCGTCATCTCCGGCAACTGGTCCCAGGTGTGGGAAGGCATACAGAACATCTTCGGTGGGATCTGGAACGCGATCAAGGCCATTGTTTCAGGCGCTATCGCGGTAGTGTCCTCCACAATCAGCGGAGCGCTCTCGTTGATTGGTTCGTTGTGGTCTTCGGCGTGGAACGGCATCAAGTCGTTCTTCACCGGTCTCTGGTCGAACATCACGGGTGCGATCTCGTCCGGGATCAACAATGTGGTCTCGTTCTTCCGGGACCTCCCGGGCAAGATCCTCGGCGCGCTCTCCGGTCTGACGGGCTCCCTCGTCCAGATCGGTCGAGACATGATCCAGGGTCTTCTCAACGGGGCAGGAAGCCTCCTGTCTAGCATTGGCAGCTTCTTCCTCAACCAGCTCCCCGGCTGGATCGTCGGACCGTTCAAAGCAGCTCTCGGGATCCACAGCCCGTCGCGAGTGTTCCGGCAGTTCGGTGAGTTCATCGTTCAGGGCCTCGCCGGTGGGGTGAAGAAGGCTGGGCCGCAGGCCACGGCAGCCATTACCGCTGTGGCTCGGAAGGTCACCTCTGAGGCCACGAAGCACTTCACGAAGGCTGACCAGCTCCGCAAGGCCGCGTCATCTTTGATGAGCCGTGCCGCTCAGGTGTCGGGGGTGAAGGCCCCGGCCCTGGGGAAGGACGCGAAGCCAACGCGAAAAAGATGA
- a CDS encoding tape measure protein: protein MAQLNDAGIPIVQLLGKELGKTSDEVYDLASKGKIDFATFQNAMEKGLGGAALKSGETFRGSMANLKAALGRVGETVMLPFLAAMKDGQTASSRLSTGSTRS from the coding sequence ATCGCCCAGCTGAACGACGCTGGCATTCCGATTGTCCAGCTCTTGGGCAAGGAACTGGGTAAGACCTCCGACGAGGTCTACGACCTCGCGTCCAAAGGCAAGATCGACTTCGCGACCTTCCAGAACGCCATGGAAAAGGGCCTCGGCGGTGCAGCGCTGAAGTCCGGCGAAACGTTCCGGGGCTCGATGGCTAACCTCAAGGCAGCCCTCGGACGCGTCGGCGAAACCGTCATGCTCCCTTTCCTCGCCGCAATGAAGGACGGGCAAACGGCCTCATCCCGGTTATCGACGGGCTCAACAAGAAGCTAA
- a CDS encoding DUF5361 domain-containing protein, with product MRYYGLRLTRTGRVPGFHLWEVADFAEHLPDDSATKRALGQGWTLLEQLTALIADRLAVLAWQKTADGRRANAHPSPFRAQGSRTRPPRRSRANP from the coding sequence TTGCGATACTACGGGCTCCGTCTCACCCGCACCGGCAGGGTTCCCGGCTTCCACCTCTGGGAGGTTGCCGATTTCGCTGAACATCTCCCTGACGATTCGGCGACCAAGCGGGCGCTCGGACAAGGCTGGACGCTTCTCGAACAACTTACTGCCTTGATAGCAGACCGCTTGGCAGTCCTGGCATGGCAGAAGACCGCTGACGGCAGAAGGGCAAACGCCCACCCAAGCCCATTCCGCGCCCAGGGTTCGAGGACAAGACCACCACGACGTTCAAGGGCAAACCCATGA
- a CDS encoding DUF7302 family protein, protein MSRRMIDTYTGSTVVVDDELAESLGSQYVPEDEYEAPAGRKPAARKAATGRAAKAKEPEGHGEGEKSEDE, encoded by the coding sequence GTGAGCCGCCGGATGATCGACACCTACACCGGATCCACCGTCGTCGTTGACGACGAGCTGGCCGAGTCCCTGGGTTCCCAGTACGTCCCGGAGGACGAGTACGAGGCCCCGGCGGGGCGCAAGCCGGCAGCCCGGAAGGCTGCGACCGGGCGAGCCGCCAAGGCCAAGGAACCCGAAGGCCATGGCGAGGGCGAGAAGTCCGAGGACGAGTAA